In Oncorhynchus nerka isolate Pitt River linkage group LG26, Oner_Uvic_2.0, whole genome shotgun sequence, one DNA window encodes the following:
- the LOC115109892 gene encoding probable ATP-dependent RNA helicase DDX47, translated as MADDSKKSVEIKTDDAKDEESSNDDNSNVNIAENDLQLKTFKDLGVTEVLCEACEQLGWKTPTKIQVEAIPVALQGKDVIGLAETGSGKTGAFALPILQSLLASAQRLHTLILTPTRELAFQIAEQFEALGSSIGVKTAVIVGGIDMMSQSLVLAKKPHIVIATPGRLIDHLENTKGFSLRALKFLVMDEADRILNMDFETEVDKILKVIPRDRRTFLFSATMTKKVAKLQRAALKDPVKCAVNTKYSTVEKLQQYYVFIPSKYKDCYLVSIINELAGNSFMIFCSTCNNAQRVALLLRNLGITAIPLHGQMSQNKRLGSLNKFKSKSRSVLLATDVASRGLDIPHVDCVINYDIPTHSKDYIHRVGRTARAGRSGKSITFVTQYDVELFQRIETLIGKKLPAFPTQEEEVMMLVERVSEAQRFARIEMKEQGEKRKRPRGEEGDDTEQSSGVRKKVRGGAGGGGGGGRGGGGGKNRGGAAWRGGR; from the exons ATGGCGGACGACTCGAAGAAAAGTGTTGAGATAAAAACAGATGACGCAAAGGATGAAGAGTCGAGTAATGATGATAACAGTAACGTTAATATCGCTGAAAATGATCTACAATTGAAGACCTTCAAGGATCTG GGTGTAACTGAAGTGCTGTGTGAAGCTTGTGAACAGTTGGGATGGAAGACTCCTACAAAGATCCAGGTAGAGGCCATACCTGTAGCCTTACAAG GAAAGGATGTAATTGGCTTGGCAGAGACTGGCTCAGGGAAGACCGGTGCGTTTGCTCTGCCCATCCTGCAGTCACTCCTCGCTTCCGCTCAGAGGCTGCATACACTCATACTCACCCCCACCAGAGAGCTGGCTTTCCAGATAGCAGAACAGTTTGAGGCCCTGGGCTCCAGCATCGGAGTCAAGACCG ctgttatcgtTGGAGGAATTGACATGATGTCCCAATCCCTGGTCCTGGCCAAGAAACCTCACATTGTCATTG CCACCCCCGGGCGGTTGATAGACCACTTAGAGAACACCAAAGGCTTCTCGCTGCGAGCGCTGAAGTTCCTGGTGATGGATGAGGCAGACCGGATCCTCAACATGGACTTTGAGACCGAGGTGGACAAGATCCTAAAGGTTATTCCCAGAGACAGACGGACGTTTCTCTTTTCTGCCACCATGACCAAAAAG GTCGCCAAGCTGCAGAGAGCAGCTCTGAAGGATCCAGTTAAATGTGCCGTTAACACCAAATACTCAACAGTAGAAAAACTTCAGCAGTACTATGTCTTCATACCCTCCAAATACAAG GATTGTTACCTGGTGTCCATCATCAACGAGCTGGCTGGGAACTCCTTCATGATCTTCTGCAGTACGTGTAACAATGCCCAGCGTGTGGCACTGCTGCTTAGGAACTTGGGCATCACTGCCATTCCCCTGCATGGGCAGATGAGTCAG AACAAACGTCTGGGGTCGCTGAACAAGTTCAAGTCTAAGTCTCGCTCTGTGTTGCTGGCGACGGACGTGGCATCAAGAGGACTGGACATTCCACATGTAGACTGTGTTATTAACTATGACATCCCAACCCACTCAAAG GACTACATCCACAGAGTGGGGCGAACCGCCAGAGCAGGACGGTCTGGAAAATCCATCACATTTGTCACACA GTATGATGTGGAGCTGTTCCAGCGAATCGAAACTCTGATTGGCAAGAAGCTGCCTGCCTTCCCCACGCAGGAGGAGGAAGTGATGATGCTGGTGGAGAGAGTGAGCGAAGCACAGCGATTCGCCAGAATT GAAATGAAGGAacagggagaaaagaggaagaggcccagaggagaagagggggatgacacAGAGCAGTCCAGCGGTGTGAGGAAGAAAGTAAGAGGCGGCGCTGGTGGTggcggaggaggggggagagggggaggaggagggaaaaacCGTGGCGGAGCAGCATGGAGAGGCGGACGTTAA